TAATGGACTTTCACAGCAGTGCAACTGTAAATGTTGCATGTTGACATGTGTGCTAATGGCAGCTCCGGCCTCTCTCCTGGGAGTCCTTACGGGACACTTTGGGCGAGGTGAAAGATGCTGGTCGTGTCAGATAcatgggggagggggaggtgcaACCTTTCGGCTGCTGGCTGATGGTCGGTGGTTGGTCGGCGCAGCACCGCTGGCGGGAGTGGATATCATGTTTTAAAGGGCAACAATCTCCTCGGGACAGCTTCAGTCAGAAGCTGTATGTAAATGCTGTACTTCTCTCTAAATCAGGCTGACACTGTGAGCTGAGTGCTGACCACAGACACTGCCCatgacatttttctctttttcatttgtgtgtgtgtttgaatgtgagaTGAACTAtacccactgtgtgtgtgtgcttgtgctgGGTTAACATTTGTACGTGTTCTGTACGTATGTGGTCAtatggttgtgtgtttgtttgccgtGGGCGGCAACGTGAGGGTTTGTCCCTCTGATCTctgtgagctgcagctcctgtggCTTATCTTCTCTTAtaaagcaaaagagaaaaaaagtacTCACGCTCGGCAATACCTTCACTAATCTTTACTTATACTACAGTGCACCATATCAGCTCAATGCAGATTATCTCCTGACCACAGGGCTGCAAGAaatggtttctttctttgttgaTTAATCAACCAGTTACATGACAGCATCATATTTaatggttttactttgaaaagatgGCATcacataaagtaaataaagaagTACAGTCCCAAACCACTAGCTATTCAGTTTACAATGACTTAAACCAGAGAACAGATATTAATTCTCATGTGTACGAACATGTTTGCAATGTTCTGCTTGATGGCTAAATGATTATGAAATTGTTGCTGATTTATTTCGGATCATAGCCTAATCAAGTGATCACTTGAGACCTGGGAGAAGGTTGATTTCCTGCATATGTTCCcacatgtgttttatattaacatGTCTTGCTCTGATTCCTGCAGCACATTGAGCCATGAGCTCAATGGAGTATGAGGCACcacaggaaaatgtaaaaaaaatttggAGAAATGTGCAATTTTCTGTACCTTATTGTGGGATTCAGGCGTCTGTTTCCATCATACATATAGTCTTCTCCTTCGcctcatgtttgttcatgtttgtcCTCTTCCACTCTCCAGGTAACGACCTGTTCCTGGTTGCGGTTCACGAGCTGGGCCACGCCCTCGGACTGGAGCACTCCAACGACCCCACCGCTATCATGGCTCCTTTCTACCAGTACATGGACACAGAGAACTTCAAACTACCTCAAGATGACCTGCAGGGCATCCAGAAGATCTATGGTAACTGTCCACTCTATACTTTATACTATCTGTCTTTAGTCTGTACATCAGACATTATGTGGATCTGTATTATCTTGCTCCAATATTCCGAAGCCTTGAAGCAACTTAATCACAATTACAAATGCTACTGCGTCAGTGACATTAGGCTGAATTGAAGAAGCGTTTGTCATCTGTTAAATAGGCCAGCCAATACTCATTCTCCAAACACGATGAGTCAGCTAACAGAGCTCAGAAGAGTCATCTGTGATAAATAAGTTTCGAGCCCAAGTTACAAGTTTATTATCACACTGCAAACACCAATACTAATACTTCacacattaattaaaataaaagcacagcgAGTGAATAAAATTAATACAATGTTCattatttaaaactgtaaaCTGGTTTAATATCTCCACGGGAACTGACACAACGAAGTTAATGGAAGGAGGATGAAACATGTTACGTTGTTGTCTCTTTAGGTCCACCAGACAGAGCACCGCAGCCCACCAGGCCCCCACCCACGGCCCCGCCGCCTCGCTTCCACCCTCCCTCGGACCCCCGCAAGCATGACCGCCACACCAGACCCCACCGCCCTCCACAAGGGGCCAAGCCCTCCAACCCCAACTCCAAACCCAACATCTGCGATGGAGGCTTCAACACCCTGGCCATCCTGCGACAGGAGCTTTTTGTGTTCAAGGTAAGAGGAGATTATCAGAATAAGacgatgatgatgctgctgatgatgatgataatgatgatgatgattcctTATCCTTTTTTGAATAGGACCAATGGTTCTGGAGGGTTCGCGATAACTCGGTGGTCCCTGGTTACCCCATGCAGATCAACTCCTTCTGGAAAGGCTTGCCTCCCAAAATTGATGCCGTCTATGAAAATAGTGAAGGGAAATTCGTATTTTTTAAAGGTAATAAAAAGAAGATAAATTATTTGCATGTTGAGTTTTTAACCACGAGTAGTGCTAATGGTTTTACAGCATCCCGTTGTTCCATAGCCAGCACCAAGAAACACAGCAATGCACCAAGAAAGTACAAACAAGTCTTTAACAAGTAAACACAGCTGTAATATGTGGAATGAAAtgcatttaacacatttaaccGACTCACAATGCATTTTGGTACGaaacactgaatataaacaTCTTCCCAGAttaaatttacaaataaaattgaaaaagtACTTTTACCCTTTCACCCCTTATCCTTAATGACAAAGAATACTAACTGCCAAATCACCCCAAAAAAATAGAATCCTTTATTGTGTATCCCCAATATTAATACATTAGAAAGTGTGAGCTCTTTAATCGTATAGTAATATTTTCTCACAAAGCGATATAAagactgtgtgactgtgaggttgttttttccttccctACGATAACAGAGCGGGTACACGTCTGGTACAGACATCCGTCCATCAGGCAGATTAACATGACATCTGTCACCCAGTGGGATCAGAGTGCCTCatgctttatttattcactCAGGGGGactttactgtgtgttgtgcgtgcatgtgcgcgtgcatgtgcatgtgcacgtgtgtgtgtgtgtgtctagctACTTACTGGGAGGACACCACCACAGCAGCTCTCCTCACTCTGCCTCAGGCACTTGTGATCAAACTGAATTAAAGGCAACAATAGCttcaatgaaaaacaacaagtcTCGGCGGAGATGCCTTCAGAGCATCATCCGGCTGTTTATTGTATTATAGATAACACGGCATAGATTTCCTGCTGCAAAGGTATTTTGTAAACACGGTGATACATCTGACCTTTGAAATCATgtgaatataaacaaaaaaaacccacacagaagGTTGGACTGAGCTGGGAGCCGGCAGtgcatttgcaaaaaaaaaacatttttgaggTCATCTTTATGATAATGTCTTTGTCCCAGAGACTCCTGACGCtgcctgtgtgtattttaggAAACCGTTTCTGGGTCTTCAAGGACACAACTCTCCAGCCTTCGTACCCTCAGGACATCTCGCTGTTCGGGAGCGGCATGCCCACTCAGAGCATCGAGACAGCTGTCTGGTGGGAGGACGTCGCCAAAACCTACTTCTTCAAAGGAGACAGGTCTGTGTGGAATGATTATTAGTGCTGTCATGAAGTGAAGCACTGGGGCAGAGCTGTAATCAGCACTTTGAGCACCATTCGAGTCTTTTGTTTATCACAGTAAACTGAATGTGGGTTAGAAAATGacatttcactgcacattttAATCTGGTTTGGTAAATATGataatattgtatatttgtCGGTGCCTTCCCCTTCTTTCCCTGTTTACTGATGCAATGTTTGTAGTGGACAATTTCGTGATTCGTGGGCTGTTACCCATGAAATGCAAAATAATTAGACGTGTGTACGTCTTTAATTTCCGCGTGGATAATTTGGCGTCCTCGCAGATCCGTAAAACAAGTTGCTTTGAAACCAATGATTACctctttaaaggagacatattatattcatattcaggctcatcattttaatttggattattACTTTACATGctccaatgttcagaaaacatcacttcctcactctccattgctgcagctcctcttctcaACATTGGGGTTTAGCTCCTGTCCATTGAAGGCTTCCGCTTTCGTGTTACCTGGCTTTTGTAGGAGGCGTTCCAGAGAAGCCACTAGGTAGCATTATGCTAATATGGGGCGTCAAGATTCTGCATGACTGTGATATTTCAatatccactgctgctgctcctcctttcagcctctgtctgaaaggcttggttttagctcccgTCTCTTTAAGGCCTCCGGCGATGAAGCCCAGTctactctgattggctggctggCTTGCCCCtgctgttgtgattggtcaaacgcTTCAAGTGCGTGCAGGAAGTGTCCATGGATGTATTATAAGAACTTACAGCCAGACCGCTGCTTAGCcttgcagcacttttttttttacagtggcaTCTCCTGATATTGCAGCGAAAAATTCCCATGCGGCCCAAAAAGCATTTTCCCCGATTGACCACTCCGTAAAATTGCTAACGGGACAACGCCATGATATCACATGACATCAAAGACTACTGACGAGATGTTTCAGGTGttttatttggactttttaactttgcagaccttcttaatagctgtgtgtgtgtgtgtgtgtgtgtgtgtgtgtgtgtgtgtgtgtgtgtgtgtgtgtgtgtgtgtgtgtgtgtagtatggTCTCAAAACTGAAAAGGCATCATACTTCTCCTTTTACAACAGATAAATTCCGCTTATTAGCATTCAACTCATTATGACCCAGTGTTGGACCATCAGTGGTAATGAAGATTATGTTACTTCAGAGTTTTAAGTCCTTTTCTGTCAAGtatttgtatgaatgtgtgtgaatgtattgaATTATTCATGGTTGCAGTCATTCACCTGCAGTTGGAAGCGAAGTCGTTCCAAAACAGCCACATCAGAGAatctgttgtttgtctttgagtCCTGAAGTTTGACGGAGTGCCAGTGTGACTCACGTGTTTGTTCAGCTGTCATGATGAATCATATCCAGAGAGGTCAGGGGACCCTGTGGGTAAAGCTGACAAAATGCCAGGTCATGATACTGTCATCcctcaacctgctgctgcacatcacgACCAGCGGGACACAATGATTTCTCTTTGTGGAATAAGGGGATTTTTGTCTCACATAAAGAAATGACGTTTTATGCAaagatgtatgtgtgtgagacgAAGTGTGACATTTTGCCTCCTATAATATGAAGATATGCAGCTTTAATATTAATTTCCTGCTGCATCAcattcatattaaaaatattgtaaaaagtataaaatcacatttcttataagggtttgataacaacattttagtatttttttacaCCCTAGCACTGGTATCGGCATCGTCCCCTCAAAACTCCACATCGGCCAGGCTCTATTTTTGAGGGCACCAATGTTTGACTGTCTGATAGGGGTCGTTAAACATGTGAACCTCTGTTTTGACAGCTGCGTTGTCCCTGTCTCTCCTATTGTAGATACTGGAGGTACAATGAGGATATGAGGACCATGGACCTAGGTTATCCCAAACCCATCACCATCTGGAAGGGCATCCCTGACTCTCCACAGGGGGCTTTTGTCGACAAAGCCAACGGTATATGTGCGCACTGGACTTATTTAAAAACTAGTTAGTGAGACTGGAGATTGTGATAATATCATTACGTGACTTACAAAAGATCAATCTTTTGTAAAGCTCTTTGCCAAATACTTATAGTTCAGAGGTCGTGTTTGGCATGTGAAACTATATAtagatagttcacccaaaaagaACTTCAGCAGTAACTAGTTGGAGGACAACAGCGGACATTTAGACTGAAAACGTGAtataaatgatgctgtttcgagttgaattCGAATGTGGCTTTGAAGATGTAGGCTAACTCGGAAAATTTGAAGTTGACAATTGCTATTTTAATTGCCCGGTTGATTTTTATGGTTTTTCCAGATTAAATGtttaagacaataaaaacatctttgttcATATCAGTCATCAGAGgttaaaacatcaacaaacaattcctgtctttgtttgtgaGATGTGTATAAGTAAACATGTCCCATAATCCCTCTCTCCAGGGTACACCTACTTTTACAAGGGGAAGGAGTATTGGAAGTTCAACAACCAGATGCTTCGCGTGGAGCCCACCTACCCAAGGTCCATTCTGAGGGACTTCATGGGCTGCGACGGCCTCCCCGCAGAGCCCGACTGGGACTGGAGCCCCCCGGCGGCAGAAGAGCGCCACTACGACAGCGGCGACGTGGACGTCGTCATCAAACTGGACAGCGTGGGGGGCACGGAGAAAGCAGTGGCCATCGCCATCCCCTGCGTCCTGGCGCTGTGCATGATGGTCCTCCTCTACACCGTTTTCCAGTTCAGGAGGAAGAGCACGCAGCGCCACATACTGTACTGCAAGCGCTCCATGCAGGAGTGGGTCTGAGGATCCGACTGTTGCATAGGGAGGGATGTGAAGCTCTGATAAAGGTCAAGTTATTGCTCAAAGCCCTAAGTACTGTAATTGGAGGCACTGTAAAGGGTGCAGTACGTGAGGATTGCCATGTTGGCAGATTTTAAAAATTGCTTgtatggaaaaaaaacctgcaggcTGCAAGGAGGCAAAACGATTAGCAGAACTCAACTGAACACAGTGAGGGAGCCACATCCCCTATGTCCAGCTAATATGTATGTATCTGCTTTTTTCTGTATCTTGGAATGAACTCAATTAAGTGAGACAGAGTAAAGCTCCTGTAAGTGGGACCTTTGTCTATCCTCGTTTCTGCACGTCGCTTAAAAAGCCCCTAGCACCAACTTCAGTGGACAAATTAGATATCGGCTTCTACTTTACCATTTCTTAATTAAATCGCCCTGagctgtgctttttttttattttttatttagggTCCCCGTAAAAAGATTATTTATTGTGTGGAGGACTGATACACAAACCAAATATGACCTTTTCTTCCAAAGAGGATTACTGCTCGATGGGATATTTTTTCCTCCACGGAACGAACGTTGTGGCATCATGCTCCGATTTTCTTTTTTCGCCATTTCTATTCATATCCGCCCGTCTGCTCTGTAATCTGTGGGGATGGGAAGCAGCCGTTAGTAAGAGCTGGGAACTCAAGACTGTTGTGGCGGTCTGTCTCCAAAACAGGGGCCAAAAACCTCTCTGCAATATTAATGAGACTGCCTTAATCACAGATTGCTTAAActccccttctctttctctctccggTTCTCTGGTGGCGGGGGAGCCGAGCGACGCAGCAGGAATGCAATCAGCGAATGAAGGCGTTGATCAGTGTCCGTAATGCAACTTCACAACCAGTGGTTAAGGACACTTTGATCCACGATTGCTCCATTGCTTTTGAAAGCCGTGTTAAATactgtgtgagagagacggCGAAGGTTAGAAAGGGAGATTAATTACCCACATTATATATGTACTGTACTCTGGTGTCAGTTATTGAACAGCCAACATCCTGCTTCCCTTGTTTTCCTGCCACGTTTGGACGCTAATACTCCAAACAATGTTTCAGTCCGTGCATCTTAAGCAGCTTCACCGATCCatattttgtttggttttccaTTTCCGTGCAAAAGGTTTTGTAAGTTTACATGATTCTTCACCCCGCACAGGACaaaggggggaagaggaggaaaggaaaaggagagagagaaaaaaaacgacgCGTGCCcatgttttttcctgtttttgaataATAGAAGAAAATCCTCTCTGCATATCTAGTCAACAGCAGCCAGTGCTTTTGCTCAGTTGCTCCATCTTTTCACCGAGTTTGAACAAATATCTATAGTTTTTGAGGAActataaagcaaaaataattattgtaaaaaagacaaaaaagaaaaaaagtctgtACAATAAGATGAATTAATcagtattaataaaaaaattaattctGGGtgtaaagaaaaacttaaaactGGTTTTGGTGGCATGATCAATAATTGGACCAGGGTATTTTATGCACTGTAATTGCAAATAACCACCATACTAAAACTACACTTATGTTACATTAATGAATTACTAATAAATATCTATAGAACTACTCTAACATTGCTGATATTAGACAAAACTAGCAAAATCTTTTTTTGATTTCACCCATATATATCATGTTATATGACATTACGCATATATatcatacatacagtatatgttaaCGCAGCAATTTATCAGGTAAGAATGAAAGACAACATGGTAGATTTTATATCTGAGGTGAGATGGAGCTAAACTGAGCAGAAGCTGTTTTTCCTCCCCATGTAATCTATGATAAACGCAGCGCACAGCCTGGATCGCCATGAAACTTATTGTGTGGTTATTGCCTTTGGTTGCCTACGGTACATTTAACGAGAGTTTTCTTTCCCCCCAGATAACGTGTCTGTGAGAGTTCATGacttgatttgttttatatctgtgctccatgtttttttttgtttctcttttacttGAAAATGGTCACCGGACATCAGCGGCAGGACATCTGACGCAAGCTTCCGTTGAGATTAAAGCAACGCTAAGTAACTTTtgactgagcaacagcgccctctacagCCATATGTGGTGATAACTTATGTTGGGAGTGagtaagtggttttcatgtaagTGCGAAGTCCAGTTaatggtggatattacccatgatgcgtaacaaatacacaaatacaccaaactctatTTAGATTacttgatatttaaaaaaaaaatccttgctgaatattggagataaatgttggtttttaattaattctaaGTCTTTTTAATGGATCTACAGTTCGGAATTATTCTTAAAATGTCAGGGTCAGATTCTGGTAATTTAAGCTGCGACTCTCAGTCACAAATCTCACAAGAGATCATACCTGCCCACTCAAGTTACCTATTGGCGAGGAGGTGGAACGTCATTTTGAAGCagctattttaaggtaaaacTAAAAAGTTACATGGTGTTGCTTTAAGGCGATGCCATCGTATAACATATCAGAGAAGAAATctgagtttttaaatgtttactttaTCAAAAAAAAAGGGACTAAACCCGAATCAGTGGTTTGAAGTCATCaatgttgttttctctcatcatCATTTAGGTGAAGAAAGctaaaaagtttttaaaaaaaaggcaatgcATGTCATTGTTAAACTAAGATGTCACACTGACGGATCATTGGGACGTTATTGTACTATTCAGTCTTTCTCCCTGTGGTTAAATAAAGTGACAGCGTTCCTGCCGGACGCTCTGACAGATCCCAGCCTGTCATCTTTTACCAACCATGACATATTACTAGCTTCCTGTCtgtccccgtcccccccccccccccctattcgATCTTCAGGCATTTCTCAAAGGgaagtaaacatttaaaaaggaagGTGCTGAAATGCTGTGCATATCAGTCGGACCCATGAGCGCTGTAATCTACGGTGGAAACACAAAACCTTTGGCTCAGTGTCATGTGTGACGTCTTAtgtaggtttgtgtgtttatggtcCAGGGGTCTCATGGCTCCATCGAGTGTGAGTTAGAGACGGCCAGCGAGGCGAGTCCGTACTGTATTTATTGCTGTATTTATTCCTCCGTGCTCAGCACTTCAGATCTCAAGAAGCCGtcaataaagtttgtttgaaaTGCAATGATTTCTTTCCCCTCACTGCTACAGAGTaatcctcctccttctgttACCGCCTCAACAAACAGTTCATCTGGTGTGAATGTTTATTTCCATCACTGAGAGgtaaatcacatttacattgGTCCTTTTGATACTTAAATCCACTTGCGGCGTTTTAAATGTGGACTTAAGTGTAAGTGTGACGTCTCGATGCTCCGACCCCCgtcctcccttcatctccagACTCTTCAGTGCTTTCTGTGTTTGCCTTGATTCATGCTGCTAAGCATTAGGGCTAATCTGGAGTGTCGTTAAAGGAAGTAGATGGGGCTGATTAGACCGCGGTCGATACACCATGAGAGGCAAGGGTGCAGAAGAATGAGGAGTGATTTTGCAGTTGAGATCTTATACACGGACACGTGGCGCGTGCACTGCGAGGCATCGTGTCTGAGAAGTGAACAT
Above is a window of Hippoglossus hippoglossus isolate fHipHip1 chromosome 17, fHipHip1.pri, whole genome shotgun sequence DNA encoding:
- the mmp16b gene encoding matrix metalloproteinase-16 isoform X2, with translation MTLVSSSKRKPSDCFYAAAFCLLSSLWISCAVSGEEDHHFSVEGWLQRYGYLSRTEPGMSVLRSAQTLHSAIAAMQRVYGLNVTGTLDEKTKDWMQKPRCGVPDKFKSASRSRSRRYALTGQKWQRTHITYSIKNVTPKVGARETHDAIRRAFDVWQGVTPLRFEAVPYSALEAGRRDVDITIIFASGFHGDSSPFDGEGGFLAHAYFPGPGIGGDTHFDSDEPWTLGNPNHDGNDLFLVAVHELGHALGLEHSNDPTAIMAPFYQYMDTENFKLPQDDLQGIQKIYGPPDRAPQPTRPPPTAPPPRFHPPSDPRKHDRHTRPHRPPQGAKPSNPNSKPNICDGGFNTLAILRQELFVFKDQWFWRVRDNSVVPGYPMQINSFWKGLPPKIDAVYENSEGKFVFFKGNRFWVFKDTTLQPSYPQDISLFGSGMPTQSIETAVWWEDVAKTYFFKGDRYWRYNEDMRTMDLGYPKPITIWKGIPDSPQGAFVDKANGYTYFYKGKEYWKFNNQMLRVEPTYPRSILRDFMGCDGLPAEPDWDWSPPAAEERHYDSGDVDVVIKLDSVGGTEKAVAIAIPCVLALCMMVLLYTVFQFRRKSTQRHILYCKRSMQEWV
- the mmp16b gene encoding matrix metalloproteinase-16 isoform X1, which translates into the protein MTLVSSSKRKPSDCFYAAAFCLLSSLWISCAVSGEEDHHFSVEGWLQRYGYLSRTEPGMSVLRSAQTLHSAIAAMQRVYGLNVTGTLDEKTKDDITLSWMQKPRCGVPDKFKSASRSRSRRYALTGQKWQRTHITYSIKNVTPKVGARETHDAIRRAFDVWQGVTPLRFEAVPYSALEAGRRDVDITIIFASGFHGDSSPFDGEGGFLAHAYFPGPGIGGDTHFDSDEPWTLGNPNHDGNDLFLVAVHELGHALGLEHSNDPTAIMAPFYQYMDTENFKLPQDDLQGIQKIYGPPDRAPQPTRPPPTAPPPRFHPPSDPRKHDRHTRPHRPPQGAKPSNPNSKPNICDGGFNTLAILRQELFVFKDQWFWRVRDNSVVPGYPMQINSFWKGLPPKIDAVYENSEGKFVFFKGNRFWVFKDTTLQPSYPQDISLFGSGMPTQSIETAVWWEDVAKTYFFKGDRYWRYNEDMRTMDLGYPKPITIWKGIPDSPQGAFVDKANGYTYFYKGKEYWKFNNQMLRVEPTYPRSILRDFMGCDGLPAEPDWDWSPPAAEERHYDSGDVDVVIKLDSVGGTEKAVAIAIPCVLALCMMVLLYTVFQFRRKSTQRHILYCKRSMQEWV